From the genome of Pseudomonas sp. AB6, one region includes:
- the ccoG gene encoding cytochrome c oxidase accessory protein CcoG — protein MSNQIPVHNVTPPSKNDNSTVDLYASREKIYTRAFTGLFRNLRMAGGAGLFLLYFGTVWLNWGGHQAVWWNLPERKFYIFGATFWPQDFILLSGILIVSAFGLFFITVFAGRVWCGYTCPQSVWTWIFMWCEKVTEGDRNQRIKLDKAPISSNKLLRKAAKHSLWLLIGFVTGLTFVGYFAPIRELTLEFFTGQAEGWSYFWVGFFTLATYGNAGWLREQVCIYMCPYARFQSVMFDKDTLIVSYDPRRGEKRGTRKKDIDYKAQGLGDCIDCTMCVQVCPTGIDIRDGLQIECIGCAACVDACDTIMDKMNYPRGLISYTTEHNLSGQKTYKLRPRLIGYAVVLLIMMGLLASAFFMRSLVGFDVSKDRVLYRENAEGRIENVYSLKVMNKDQVDHSYVLDASGLPDLKLQGRREFKVAAGEIFTMPFELSSAPEQLPSSTNEVTFTLKDADNSSTHVQAKSRFIGPQIR, from the coding sequence ATGAGCAATCAGATTCCGGTACACAACGTTACTCCGCCGTCTAAAAACGACAACAGCACTGTCGACCTCTACGCCTCGCGGGAAAAAATCTACACGCGCGCCTTTACCGGTCTTTTTCGCAATTTGCGAATGGCCGGCGGGGCCGGGTTGTTTCTATTGTATTTCGGCACGGTTTGGCTGAATTGGGGCGGGCATCAAGCGGTCTGGTGGAACCTGCCGGAACGCAAGTTCTATATCTTTGGAGCAACCTTCTGGCCGCAGGACTTCATTCTGCTGTCGGGCATATTGATCGTCAGTGCTTTTGGTCTGTTCTTCATCACCGTGTTCGCCGGTCGTGTCTGGTGCGGGTATACCTGTCCGCAAAGCGTCTGGACCTGGATTTTCATGTGGTGCGAAAAAGTCACCGAGGGTGACCGCAACCAGCGCATCAAGCTGGATAAAGCACCGATATCATCCAACAAGCTCCTGCGCAAAGCCGCAAAGCACAGCCTCTGGCTATTGATTGGTTTCGTTACCGGCCTGACTTTCGTGGGTTATTTCGCGCCGATCCGGGAACTCACCCTCGAGTTCTTCACAGGGCAGGCGGAAGGCTGGTCGTATTTCTGGGTAGGTTTTTTCACCCTTGCCACTTACGGCAACGCTGGCTGGCTGCGCGAGCAAGTGTGCATCTATATGTGCCCGTATGCGCGCTTCCAAAGTGTGATGTTCGATAAAGACACCCTGATCGTTTCCTATGACCCTCGTCGCGGTGAGAAGCGCGGCACGCGGAAAAAGGACATCGATTACAAAGCGCAAGGCTTGGGCGATTGCATCGATTGTACGATGTGCGTACAAGTTTGCCCGACCGGGATCGACATCCGTGACGGCTTGCAAATTGAATGCATCGGTTGCGCCGCGTGCGTCGATGCGTGCGACACGATCATGGATAAAATGAATTACCCCCGCGGGCTTATCAGTTACACCACTGAACACAACCTGTCAGGGCAAAAAACTTATAAACTGCGACCTCGCTTGATCGGCTATGCAGTGGTGCTGCTAATCATGATGGGGCTCCTTGCGAGCGCGTTCTTCATGCGGTCCCTGGTCGGTTTCGACGTGAGTAAGGACCGGGTTCTGTACCGGGAAAACGCTGAAGGCCGGATCGAAAACGTCTACAGCCTAAAAGTCATGAACAAAGATCAAGTCGACCACAGCTATGTGCTCGACGCATCTGGATTACCCGACCTGAAACTGCAGGGTCGCCGCGAGTTCAAGGTAGCCGCAGGTGAGATTTTCACCATGCCGTTCGAGTTATCGAGCGCTCCGGAGCAATTGCCATCGAGCACCAACGAGGTGACCTTCACCCTCAAAGACGCCGATAACAGCAGCACCCACGTTCAAGCCAAGAGCCGTTTCATCGGTCCACAAATTCGATAA
- a CDS encoding metallophosphoesterase family protein, which translates to MPNSSFNLPPTTKRLACIALLLCAVVVPATYAGDTPTHMVFASDPQYPWTDKSEDGSNESSSVRDARSAAFIVAQYTSIQTFRDQHGGGNAVPVMINGDMTAYGHASERSYVRETLASLLNNQYDYGLGNHDYANNVDDCLFNACAGGSVSDFIDRYWGKVDNMDLAAKDATFGRSYYGSLAYSRTMGQVHWVQLNNEPTYHVNFTAGNALLFNKREYEITHALDWLERDLQGARASGKIIILNMHKPGRWSGDDHLVQRFRDMIQRYGVVAVFAGHKHLELGQYDGDLRRFGEVPVFLSGAAFRQSYLIATLSDDKTSLTVSVVEKNDWRARRPVATLKIH; encoded by the coding sequence ATGCCCAATTCATCTTTTAACTTACCGCCCACTACAAAGCGCTTGGCGTGTATTGCATTGCTGTTATGCGCCGTTGTTGTGCCAGCTACGTACGCTGGCGATACACCCACTCACATGGTGTTTGCGTCAGATCCTCAATACCCGTGGACTGACAAATCAGAGGATGGTAGCAACGAATCGAGTTCGGTCAGGGATGCTCGATCGGCCGCTTTCATCGTTGCGCAATACACCAGTATTCAAACGTTTCGCGACCAGCATGGTGGCGGCAATGCAGTACCAGTAATGATCAACGGTGACATGACGGCTTACGGTCACGCGTCCGAGCGTAGCTACGTGCGTGAGACGTTGGCGAGCTTGCTGAACAATCAGTATGACTACGGGTTAGGCAACCATGACTATGCCAACAATGTGGATGACTGTTTATTCAATGCCTGCGCAGGCGGGAGTGTGAGCGATTTCATTGATCGCTACTGGGGCAAGGTCGATAATATGGACCTCGCCGCCAAGGATGCTACGTTTGGCAGGTCTTACTACGGCAGCCTGGCGTATTCACGCACCATGGGGCAAGTCCATTGGGTGCAGTTGAATAACGAGCCTACTTACCACGTTAACTTCACTGCCGGTAACGCGTTACTGTTTAACAAACGCGAGTATGAAATCACCCACGCGCTGGACTGGCTCGAACGCGACCTGCAAGGCGCACGGGCGAGTGGCAAAATCATTATTTTGAATATGCATAAACCGGGCAGATGGAGTGGCGATGATCATTTGGTCCAGCGATTCAGGGATATGATCCAGCGCTATGGGGTGGTAGCGGTATTCGCCGGGCATAAGCATTTAGAGTTGGGTCAATACGATGGTGATCTCCGGCGGTTTGGCGAAGTGCCGGTATTTTTGAGCGGCGCGGCATTTCGACAAAGTTACCTGATAGCCACGCTGTCCGACGACAAAACCTCGTTAACTGTCAGCGTGGTGGAGAAAAACGACTGGCGAGCTCGTCGTCCCGTTGCAACGCTGAAGATCCACTAG
- the fnr gene encoding fumarate/nitrate reduction transcriptional regulator Fnr: MSEPVKLRAHSQAHCKDCSLAPLCLPLSLNMEDMNALDEIVKRGRPLRKGEFLFRQGDPFGSVYAVRSGALKTFSLSDGGEEQITGFHLPSELVGLSGMDTEAYPVSAQALETTSVCEIPFERLDDLSVQLPQLRRQLMRIMSREIRDDQQMMLLLSKKTADERIATLLVNLSARFHARGFSANQFRLSMSRNEIGNFLGLAVETVSRVFTRFQGSNLICAEGKEIQILDPIQLCALAGGSLEG; this comes from the coding sequence ATGTCAGAGCCAGTCAAACTGCGCGCTCATAGTCAGGCCCACTGCAAGGACTGCAGCCTCGCCCCTTTGTGCCTACCACTTTCCTTGAATATGGAAGACATGAATGCCCTTGATGAAATCGTTAAACGAGGCCGCCCGCTGAGAAAGGGCGAGTTTCTGTTTCGACAGGGTGACCCGTTCGGTTCGGTTTACGCAGTACGCTCTGGCGCACTAAAAACTTTCAGCCTGAGCGACGGCGGCGAAGAGCAAATTACCGGCTTCCACTTGCCTAGCGAACTGGTTGGCTTATCCGGTATGGACACTGAGGCTTATCCGGTCTCCGCCCAGGCTCTGGAAACCACTTCGGTGTGTGAAATTCCATTCGAGCGTCTCGATGACTTGTCTGTGCAACTGCCCCAGTTGCGTCGACAATTAATGCGCATCATGAGCCGGGAAATTCGCGACGATCAGCAAATGATGTTGCTGCTGTCGAAAAAAACCGCCGACGAGCGTATTGCCACGTTATTGGTCAATCTCTCGGCCCGTTTCCATGCGCGCGGTTTCTCTGCCAATCAATTTCGATTGAGCATGTCGCGCAATGAAATCGGTAACTTTCTCGGGTTGGCGGTAGAGACCGTGTCCCGCGTTTTTACCCGCTTCCAAGGCAGCAACCTGATTTGCGCCGAAGGTAAAGAAATCCAGATTCTCGACCCGATCCAGCTTTGCGCACTGGCAGGCGGCTCGCTGGAAGGCTGA
- the ccoS gene encoding cbb3-type cytochrome oxidase assembly protein CcoS, whose protein sequence is MPALYVMIPAALLIVAVAIYIFFWAVDSGQYDDLDGPAHSVLFDDQDPQHLAAMEQAQTHKPLPDADNANNNGEKPPHA, encoded by the coding sequence ATGCCGGCTCTTTATGTGATGATCCCAGCAGCGCTGCTGATTGTTGCGGTTGCCATTTACATCTTTTTCTGGGCCGTTGACAGCGGCCAGTACGACGACCTTGACGGCCCGGCCCACAGTGTTTTGTTCGACGATCAAGACCCACAACACCTGGCCGCCATGGAGCAAGCCCAAACTCACAAGCCGTTACCTGACGCCGATAACGCCAATAACAACGGCGAGAAACCACCTCATGCTTGA
- a CDS encoding cbb3-type cytochrome c oxidase subunit 3, with translation MDIGMIRGLGTVVVLVAFIGLALWVFSGRRKSEFDEATLLPFADDPEAIKHVEQEQASRSNKE, from the coding sequence ATGGATATCGGCATGATTCGAGGCCTTGGCACAGTTGTTGTGCTGGTGGCGTTTATCGGTCTGGCACTGTGGGTATTTAGCGGACGACGTAAGTCCGAGTTCGATGAGGCGACCTTGCTGCCCTTTGCGGATGATCCCGAAGCCATCAAGCACGTCGAGCAAGAACAAGCGTCCAGGAGTAACAAAGAATGA
- the ccoP gene encoding cytochrome-c oxidase, cbb3-type subunit III: protein MTTFWSLYVTVLSLGTIFALTWLLMSTRKGQRSEQTEETVGHSFDGIEEYDNPLPKWWFMLFLGTIIFALGYLALYPGLGNWKGLLPGYGYLDNDKKTEFANGQSGWTGVHEWEKEMAKSDARFGPIFAKFASMPIEEVAKDPQALKMGGRLFASNCSVCHGSDAKGAYGFPNLTDEDWRWGGDPQTIKTTIMGGRHAVMPAWGPVIGDQGVRDVSAFVTTQLDGRKLPADSNADPVAGQKLFATNCVACHGPEGKGTPAMGAPNLTHPAAFIYGSSFAQLQQTIRYGRQGQMPAQELLQGNDKVHLLAAYVYSLSHGEKAATAD from the coding sequence ATGACAACGTTCTGGAGCCTGTACGTCACAGTTCTCAGTTTGGGTACCATTTTTGCCCTGACCTGGTTGCTGATGTCGACCCGCAAGGGCCAGCGCAGCGAGCAGACTGAAGAAACAGTGGGCCATTCCTTCGATGGCATCGAGGAATACGACAACCCGCTGCCTAAATGGTGGTTCATGCTGTTTCTCGGCACCATTATTTTTGCATTGGGCTATCTTGCGCTGTACCCAGGCCTAGGCAACTGGAAAGGCCTGTTACCAGGCTACGGTTACCTGGACAACGACAAAAAGACCGAGTTCGCCAATGGCCAAAGCGGCTGGACTGGCGTTCACGAATGGGAGAAGGAGATGGCCAAATCGGACGCTAGATTTGGTCCGATTTTCGCTAAGTTTGCGTCGATGCCCATCGAAGAAGTAGCCAAAGACCCGCAAGCCTTGAAGATGGGGGGCCGCTTGTTCGCCTCCAACTGCTCGGTTTGCCACGGTTCCGATGCGAAAGGTGCTTACGGTTTTCCTAACCTGACCGACGAAGATTGGCGCTGGGGTGGCGACCCGCAAACCATCAAGACCACCATCATGGGTGGCCGCCATGCGGTAATGCCTGCATGGGGTCCGGTGATCGGTGATCAGGGGGTACGGGACGTTTCTGCATTCGTCACCACACAACTGGACGGTCGTAAACTGCCTGCCGATTCGAACGCAGATCCAGTTGCGGGCCAAAAATTGTTCGCCACCAATTGTGTTGCGTGCCACGGACCAGAAGGAAAAGGAACTCCAGCAATGGGCGCCCCAAACCTGACTCATCCGGCGGCGTTCATCTACGGTTCGAGCTTCGCGCAATTGCAGCAGACTATCCGTTACGGCCGTCAGGGCCAGATGCCTGCTCAGGAATTGCTGCAAGGTAACGACAAGGTTCACCTGCTGGCTGCTTACGTTTACAGCCTCTCCCATGGAGAAAAAGCAGCCACTGCCGACTAA
- the hemN gene encoding oxygen-independent coproporphyrinogen III oxidase — MLDAIHWDSDLIRRYDLAGPRYTSYPTAVQFQTKVSAFDLLHALRDSRKALRPLSLYVHVPFCANICYYCGCNKVITKDRGRALPYLQHLEQEIEMIACHLDPRQLVEQLHLGGGTPTFLSHDELRQLMAHLRKHFNLLDDDSGDYGIEIDPREADWATMGLLRELGFNRVSLGVQDLDPDVQRAVNRPQSLEETRAIVDAAHTLQFRSVNIDLIYGLPKQTPESFARTVDEIIALQPDRLSVFNYAHLPERFMPQRRINAEDLPSSGQKLEMLQRTIDQLTGAGYRYIGMDHFALPDDELAIAQEESTLQRNFQGYTTHGHCDLVGLGVSAISQIGDLYCQNSSDLNDYQTLLASDQLATKRGLLCNADDRLRRAVIQQLICHFSLNFAGIEYAFNIDFRGYFSEVWPQLDGMASDGLIAVDHVGITVLPAGRLLVRSICMVFDAYLNPHNRQLFSRII, encoded by the coding sequence ATGCTCGATGCCATCCATTGGGATTCCGATCTGATCCGCCGCTATGATCTGGCGGGGCCACGCTATACGTCCTACCCAACTGCGGTGCAATTTCAGACAAAGGTTAGCGCTTTCGATTTGCTGCACGCCCTTCGCGACAGCCGAAAAGCCCTGCGCCCTCTGTCGCTGTACGTGCATGTGCCGTTCTGCGCCAACATTTGTTACTACTGCGGCTGCAACAAAGTCATCACTAAAGACCGTGGTCGCGCATTGCCGTATTTGCAGCACTTGGAGCAGGAGATCGAGATGATCGCTTGTCACCTTGACCCTCGGCAGCTTGTCGAACAACTGCATTTGGGCGGTGGTACGCCGACGTTCCTCAGCCATGACGAACTGCGTCAACTGATGGCGCATCTGCGCAAGCACTTCAACTTGCTGGATGACGATTCCGGTGACTACGGCATTGAGATAGACCCGCGCGAGGCCGACTGGGCAACCATGGGCCTGCTGCGCGAACTCGGTTTCAACCGGGTCAGCCTCGGCGTGCAGGACCTCGACCCGGACGTTCAGCGTGCGGTCAACCGCCCGCAAAGCCTGGAAGAGACCCGGGCCATTGTCGATGCGGCACACACATTGCAGTTTCGCTCGGTAAACATCGATCTCATTTACGGTTTGCCGAAACAGACACCCGAGTCTTTCGCCCGCACCGTCGATGAGATTATCGCGCTGCAACCAGACCGCCTGTCTGTATTCAACTACGCCCATCTGCCAGAACGCTTTATGCCACAGCGACGGATTAACGCTGAAGACCTACCTTCTTCCGGACAAAAGCTGGAAATGCTTCAGCGCACCATCGATCAGTTGACCGGCGCGGGCTATCGCTACATCGGGATGGACCACTTTGCCCTGCCGGACGATGAATTGGCCATCGCGCAGGAAGAGTCAACGCTGCAACGCAATTTCCAAGGCTATACCACTCACGGTCATTGTGACTTGGTGGGGCTGGGCGTATCAGCTATCAGTCAGATCGGCGATTTATACTGCCAGAACAGCAGCGACTTAAATGACTATCAAACCTTGTTGGCCAGCGATCAACTGGCGACTAAGCGCGGTTTGTTGTGCAACGCCGACGATCGCTTGCGCAGGGCGGTGATTCAACAATTGATCTGCCATTTCAGTCTAAACTTCGCAGGCATCGAATACGCGTTCAATATTGATTTCAGAGGCTATTTCAGCGAGGTATGGCCACAACTCGATGGCATGGCCAGTGATGGGCTGATCGCTGTTGATCATGTGGGTATAACTGTTTTACCCGCAGGACGCCTGTTAGTACGTTCGATATGCATGGTCTTTGATGCATACCTGAATCCGCATAACCGCCAATTGTTCTCTCGGATAATCTAA
- a CDS encoding sulfite exporter TauE/SafE family protein: MLELAPLLVSALILGLLGGGHCLGMCGGLMGALTLAIPKEQRSRRFRLLLAYNLGRILSYATAGLLIGLAGWAVANSPGAMIMRVIAALLLIAMGLYLAGWWSGLTRIESLGRGLWRYIQPVASRLLPVSSLPRALLLGALWGWLPCGLVYSTLLWSASQGNAIDSALLMLAFGLGTWPVLLATGLAAERTTAILRKRGVRMAGGVLVILFGLWTLPGPHQHWLMGH, from the coding sequence ATGCTTGAGCTGGCGCCCCTTTTAGTGTCAGCGCTGATCCTGGGGCTGCTCGGCGGCGGTCATTGTCTGGGCATGTGTGGCGGCCTGATGGGCGCGCTGACCCTGGCGATCCCCAAAGAACAACGCAGCCGCCGTTTCCGCCTGCTGCTGGCGTACAACCTGGGACGAATTCTCAGCTACGCCACAGCTGGTCTGCTGATCGGGCTGGCAGGCTGGGCCGTCGCTAACAGCCCTGGCGCGATGATCATGCGAGTGATCGCTGCCTTACTGCTGATTGCCATGGGTCTGTACCTCGCTGGCTGGTGGAGCGGTCTGACCCGTATCGAAAGCCTCGGACGCGGCCTGTGGCGCTATATACAGCCAGTTGCCAGCCGATTGCTTCCCGTGTCAAGCCTGCCTCGGGCTTTGCTGCTGGGTGCGCTTTGGGGCTGGCTGCCATGCGGGTTGGTCTATAGCACGCTGTTGTGGTCGGCCAGCCAAGGCAATGCCATCGACAGCGCATTGCTGATGCTCGCCTTTGGCCTCGGTACATGGCCCGTATTACTTGCCACAGGCCTGGCCGCCGAACGCACCACGGCCATTTTGCGCAAACGTGGCGTGCGCATGGCGGGCGGCGTGCTGGTCATCCTGTTTGGCCTCTGGACCTTGCCCGGACCCCATCAGCATTGGCTGATGGGCCATTAG
- a CDS encoding adenine phosphoribosyltransferase yields the protein MIFDEFSFKSLIRPVLDFPKPGIIFRDITPLFQSPKALRLVIDSFVQRYIEADFSHIGAMDARGFLIGSIVAYELNKPLILFRKQGKLPADVLSEGYQTEYGEAFLEVHADSLCEGDSILMFDDLIATGGTLIAAANLVRRMGAHVYEAAAIIDLPELGGSQRLEGMGIPTFCLTRFALSDK from the coding sequence ATGATTTTCGACGAATTCAGCTTTAAATCTCTTATCCGCCCTGTGTTGGACTTCCCTAAGCCCGGCATTATTTTTCGCGACATCACCCCGCTGTTTCAATCGCCAAAAGCACTGCGACTGGTGATAGACAGCTTCGTCCAACGCTATATCGAAGCTGACTTCAGCCATATCGGCGCGATGGACGCACGGGGGTTTTTAATTGGTTCGATTGTCGCTTATGAACTGAACAAGCCACTGATCCTGTTTCGCAAGCAAGGCAAACTCCCCGCAGACGTGCTGTCCGAAGGTTATCAAACCGAATATGGCGAAGCCTTTTTGGAAGTACACGCCGACAGCCTGTGCGAAGGCGATTCGATCCTGATGTTCGATGACTTGATTGCCACAGGTGGCACCCTGATTGCGGCTGCCAATCTGGTCCGGCGCATGGGTGCGCACGTCTATGAAGCCGCTGCGATTATCGATTTGCCTGAATTGGGCGGTTCACAGCGCCTGGAAGGTATGGGTATCCCGACGTTTTGCCTGACCCGTTTTGCATTGAGCGACAAATAA
- a CDS encoding heavy metal translocating P-type ATPase, with the protein MSTLIPCYHCALPVPTGKRFTAVVLGETRELCCPGCQAVAQAIVAGGLESYYSHRSEASANPSELPVQLIDELALYDRPDVQAPFVRHEGEQVETTLLMEGISCAACGWLIERHLRSLPAVTEARLNLSNHRLQVRWTHSELALSQVLSELRSIGYAAHPYQSDRAAEQLASENRLALRQLGVAGLLWFQAMMATMATWPEFNMDLSPQMHTILRWVAMFLTTPIVFYSCTPFFRGALRDFRTRHLTMDVSVSLAIGSAYIAGIWTAITGVGELYFDAVGMFALFLLAGRYLERRARERTAAATAQLVNLLPASCLRLSNDGQSERILLSELRLHDRVLVHPGAVLPADGRILEGISSIDESLLTGEYLPQPRCVGDSVTAGTLNVEGALTVQVLALGHDTRLSAIVRLLERAQAEKPRLAEIADRAAQWFLLLSLVSAAVIGLVWWQLDPSRAFWIVLAMLVATCPCALSLATPTALTAATGSLHKLGLLLTRGHVLEGLNQIDTVIFDKTGTLTEGRLALRKILPLGMLDADLCLGLAAALENRSEHPIARAFGRAPVAAEDVHSTPGLGLEGLVGEQRVRIGQPAFVCELSGCAAPSLPDDAGQWLLLGDTQGALAWFVLDDRLRADAPALLEACRARGWRTLLLSGDSSPMVASVAAELGIDEAHGGLRPDDKLKILQGLHQQGRKVMMLGDGVNDVPVLAAADISVAMGSATDLAKTSADAVLLSNRLQVLVQAFTLARRTRRVIIENLMWATLYNGLMLPFAALGWITPIWAAIGMSISSLTVVLNALRLTRVKALPDQTPHFHNRPLPT; encoded by the coding sequence ATGTCCACCCTCATCCCCTGCTACCACTGCGCGTTGCCGGTCCCAACCGGCAAGCGCTTCACCGCCGTTGTGCTCGGAGAAACCCGCGAGCTCTGTTGTCCGGGTTGTCAGGCGGTGGCCCAAGCCATCGTGGCGGGCGGCCTGGAAAGCTATTACAGCCATCGCAGCGAGGCGTCGGCCAACCCGTCCGAATTACCCGTGCAATTGATCGACGAACTTGCACTGTATGATCGCCCAGACGTTCAAGCGCCGTTCGTGCGCCATGAGGGTGAGCAGGTCGAAACTACCCTGCTCATGGAAGGCATCAGCTGCGCGGCGTGCGGCTGGTTGATCGAACGCCACTTGCGCAGTTTGCCTGCGGTCACCGAAGCTCGATTGAATTTATCCAACCATCGGCTGCAGGTGCGATGGACCCACAGCGAATTGGCCTTGAGCCAAGTGCTCAGCGAATTACGCAGCATCGGTTACGCCGCGCACCCTTATCAGTCAGACCGCGCGGCCGAACAGCTGGCCAGTGAAAACCGCCTCGCCTTGCGTCAACTTGGGGTCGCTGGCCTGCTGTGGTTCCAGGCCATGATGGCAACCATGGCCACCTGGCCAGAGTTCAACATGGACCTCAGCCCGCAGATGCACACCATCTTGCGCTGGGTCGCGATGTTCCTCACAACGCCCATTGTGTTCTACAGTTGCACCCCCTTTTTTCGTGGCGCCCTACGGGATTTCCGTACCCGGCACCTGACCATGGATGTCTCGGTGTCGCTGGCCATCGGCAGTGCCTACATAGCAGGTATCTGGACAGCCATCACCGGAGTTGGGGAGCTGTACTTTGATGCCGTCGGCATGTTTGCGCTGTTCCTGCTGGCCGGACGCTACCTGGAACGGCGTGCTCGCGAGCGCACGGCGGCGGCGACGGCACAGTTGGTGAACCTGTTACCGGCCTCCTGCCTGAGACTGAGCAATGACGGGCAAAGCGAACGCATTTTGCTCAGTGAACTGCGTCTCCATGACCGTGTATTGGTACACCCCGGCGCGGTACTTCCAGCGGATGGCCGTATTCTTGAAGGTATCTCCAGCATTGATGAGTCACTGCTGACCGGCGAATACCTGCCGCAGCCACGATGCGTAGGCGATTCGGTCACTGCCGGCACGCTCAACGTCGAGGGCGCGCTGACGGTGCAGGTGCTGGCGTTAGGGCATGACACCCGGCTGTCGGCCATCGTCCGCTTGCTGGAACGCGCCCAAGCCGAAAAGCCGCGCTTGGCGGAAATCGCTGATCGCGCCGCGCAGTGGTTCCTGTTGTTGTCATTGGTTTCGGCGGCGGTCATTGGCCTGGTCTGGTGGCAGCTCGACCCTTCGCGGGCGTTCTGGATTGTGCTGGCCATGCTGGTCGCAACTTGTCCCTGCGCGCTGTCATTAGCGACCCCGACGGCCCTGACCGCTGCCACCGGCTCGTTACACAAGCTCGGGCTTTTGCTGACCCGCGGCCATGTGCTTGAAGGTCTCAATCAAATCGATACAGTGATTTTCGACAAGACCGGCACCCTCACCGAAGGTCGATTGGCCTTACGCAAGATTCTGCCCTTGGGAATGTTAGACGCCGATCTTTGCCTTGGGCTGGCGGCCGCCTTAGAGAACCGCTCCGAACATCCGATTGCTCGGGCTTTCGGTCGGGCGCCGGTCGCGGCAGAAGATGTTCACAGCACACCGGGGCTGGGTCTGGAAGGTCTTGTTGGCGAGCAGCGCGTGCGTATCGGTCAACCGGCATTCGTCTGTGAACTCAGCGGTTGCGCTGCTCCATCCTTACCTGACGATGCGGGCCAATGGCTGCTACTGGGCGACACTCAGGGGGCGCTGGCGTGGTTCGTCCTGGACGACCGCTTGCGTGCTGACGCCCCTGCGCTGCTGGAAGCGTGCCGGGCACGCGGCTGGAGGACTTTATTATTGTCCGGCGACAGTTCACCCATGGTTGCCAGCGTCGCCGCCGAACTGGGCATCGACGAAGCCCACGGCGGACTGCGCCCGGACGACAAACTCAAAATTCTGCAAGGACTGCATCAACAGGGCCGCAAGGTGATGATGCTCGGTGACGGCGTAAATGATGTGCCGGTACTCGCTGCCGCCGACATCAGTGTCGCCATGGGTTCGGCCACCGACCTGGCCAAAACCAGCGCCGACGCGGTGCTGTTATCCAATCGTTTGCAGGTATTGGTACAAGCCTTCACGCTGGCACGGCGCACTCGTCGGGTAATCATTGAGAACTTGATGTGGGCCACTCTATACAATGGCCTCATGTTGCCATTCGCCGCCCTTGGCTGGATCACTCCAATCTGGGCGGCGATTGGCATGTCCATCAGTTCATTGACCGTGGTCCTCAATGCGTTGCGCCTGACCCGCGTAAAAGCGCTGCCAGACCAAACACCGCACTTCCATAATCGCCCGCTGCCGACATGA
- a CDS encoding FixH family protein — protein MPVATASSPWYKHIWPWIIIGILAFSTTLTLAMVTIAVKNPDNLVNDNYYEAGKGINRSLDREILAQNMKMHAAIHLDEVTGETVLRLTGGSQPEKLELNLISPTQPEKDRKVALTRSASQPGRYIGQLPDKIEGRRFVEVLGEEQGQTWRLFEEEQINHDKDLTLGDEPLQGAEDMKN, from the coding sequence ATGCCCGTAGCAACAGCGTCCAGCCCTTGGTACAAGCACATTTGGCCATGGATCATCATCGGAATCCTTGCGTTTTCAACGACCTTGACGCTGGCGATGGTCACCATCGCCGTGAAGAATCCGGACAACCTGGTCAACGATAACTATTACGAGGCTGGCAAGGGCATCAACCGATCGCTGGACCGCGAAATATTGGCTCAAAACATGAAAATGCACGCGGCGATTCATCTCGACGAAGTGACCGGTGAAACCGTGCTGCGCTTGACCGGCGGTAGCCAACCGGAAAAATTGGAGCTGAACCTCATCTCGCCCACCCAACCAGAAAAAGACCGCAAGGTGGCGCTGACTCGCAGCGCTTCACAGCCGGGTCGCTACATCGGTCAACTGCCCGATAAGATTGAGGGTCGGCGCTTCGTTGAAGTACTGGGCGAAGAGCAAGGTCAGACCTGGCGCCTGTTTGAAGAAGAGCAGATCAACCACGACAAAGACCTGACCTTGGGCGACGAGCCGTTGCAAGGCGCGGAAGACATGAAAAACTGA